In Stutzerimonas stutzeri, a genomic segment contains:
- a CDS encoding HDOD domain-containing protein, whose amino-acid sequence MSETSYGLQSWIDRLNQSELPALAAVVQDLQRLTEHEHASVQQLADVLLRDAALTSKVLRVGNSSYYNPSQETIKTISRAIVMIGFDNVRLISLSVSLIDGLLDRAPRQQLQELLARSFHAAVQARNIAGYVLTRHEEEVFIAALLHEVGELAFWGCGGEQADELGEALAASDADHDQAVERVLGTSFRQLNLGLIKSWNIGELASFAHGSANLRDPAVHAVSLGVRIGSAALNGWGCPEMEGLVKELAEFSGISEADAMQQVLASADEAVNVAATFGASRLCKLIPSTDPEQVQRQQAQRTASHLQPNLLLMQQAMQDLGMMAASRGDVGLILDALLKGLHEGAGLERVMLTVLADHQTAFRARCVAGEQTQSWLEAFVLPVDPSGQSHIFSYVLRQRQPLWMGVPASYNLEELVTLPLRQQLGKGMFFIAPLMAGTREIGVLYADNRLTGRALKHEQFVAFQRFTQLAGRCLDALGRRG is encoded by the coding sequence TTGAGTGAAACGAGCTATGGTCTGCAGTCATGGATAGACCGCTTGAACCAATCTGAGCTGCCCGCGTTGGCGGCGGTCGTACAGGATTTGCAGCGCCTTACGGAGCACGAGCATGCGTCTGTGCAACAGCTTGCGGATGTGCTGTTGCGCGACGCCGCGCTGACCTCCAAGGTACTTCGCGTTGGCAATAGCAGTTACTACAACCCGTCGCAGGAAACTATCAAGACCATCTCGCGTGCCATCGTCATGATCGGCTTCGACAATGTTCGCTTGATCAGTCTTTCGGTCAGCCTGATTGATGGTCTGCTTGATCGTGCGCCGCGCCAGCAATTGCAGGAACTGCTTGCACGTTCGTTTCATGCTGCTGTGCAAGCGCGCAACATCGCCGGTTACGTTTTGACGAGGCATGAGGAGGAAGTTTTCATTGCAGCGCTGCTCCATGAGGTCGGTGAACTTGCCTTCTGGGGCTGCGGTGGCGAACAGGCCGACGAGCTCGGTGAGGCTCTCGCGGCTAGCGACGCGGACCATGATCAGGCTGTCGAGCGGGTGCTTGGTACCAGTTTTCGCCAATTGAACCTGGGCCTGATCAAGAGCTGGAATATCGGCGAGCTTGCCAGCTTCGCTCACGGTTCGGCGAATCTACGTGACCCCGCGGTGCACGCGGTCAGTCTGGGCGTTCGCATTGGTTCGGCGGCCTTGAACGGTTGGGGTTGTCCAGAGATGGAAGGCCTGGTCAAGGAGCTTGCCGAGTTCAGTGGTATATCCGAAGCGGACGCGATGCAGCAGGTCCTCGCCAGTGCTGATGAAGCGGTGAACGTGGCGGCGACGTTCGGGGCCAGTCGACTGTGTAAGCTGATTCCTTCAACCGACCCAGAGCAAGTGCAGCGGCAACAGGCGCAGCGCACGGCGAGCCACCTGCAGCCGAATCTGCTGTTGATGCAACAGGCCATGCAGGATCTTGGAATGATGGCCGCAAGTCGAGGTGACGTCGGCCTGATTCTCGATGCGTTGCTTAAGGGACTGCACGAGGGAGCAGGGCTAGAGCGCGTGATGCTGACTGTCCTGGCCGATCACCAAACTGCATTTCGCGCCAGGTGCGTCGCGGGGGAGCAAACTCAATCTTGGCTTGAAGCTTTCGTCTTGCCTGTCGATCCGTCGGGGCAGTCGCATATCTTCAGCTACGTGCTTCGCCAACGACAGCCACTATGGATGGGCGTACCTGCAAGCTATAACCTTGAGGAGCTGGTGACCTTGCCGCTTCGCCAGCAGCTGGGTAAAGGGATGTTTTTCATTGCGCCGCTGATGGCAGGCACGCGCGAAATCGGCGTGCTCTACGCGGATAACCGGTTAACCGGCCGAGCGCTGAAGCACGAACAGTTCGTTGCCTTCCAGCGATTCACCCAGCTGGCTGGACGCTGCCTCGATGCGCTGGGCAGACGCGGCTGA
- a CDS encoding class I SAM-dependent methyltransferase, which produces MSESCTKSDEHWLSLMNEASAWFDSPPGRQLLEQEQRVISQELSRCFGSYLVHYGPFANTPIEPQKIKRSVRLGPPLEGVEIVCEEQNWPIGEHAADVVVVQHGLDFSLSPHALLREAARSVRPGGHLLIVGVNPWSAWGATRLLSRKAFRHARCIRPTRVGDWLNLLGFALEKRRFGCYCPPLSSGQWQTRLSGLEVVGQRLQMPTGGFYLLVARKLMVGLRPLRQSRRERMGQLLPMPVAKVSRRDAEQ; this is translated from the coding sequence ATGAGTGAGTCTTGTACCAAGTCGGATGAACATTGGCTGTCGCTGATGAACGAGGCCAGTGCCTGGTTCGATAGTCCACCGGGTCGACAGCTGCTGGAGCAGGAACAGCGTGTGATCAGTCAGGAGTTGTCACGCTGTTTCGGCAGCTACCTGGTGCACTACGGGCCCTTCGCCAATACTCCGATTGAACCGCAGAAAATCAAGCGCAGCGTCCGGCTGGGTCCGCCGCTCGAAGGCGTCGAGATCGTTTGTGAAGAGCAAAACTGGCCGATCGGTGAGCATGCCGCTGATGTCGTAGTGGTTCAGCACGGCCTTGATTTCAGTTTGTCGCCGCACGCGTTGCTGCGCGAGGCGGCGCGTAGCGTCAGACCGGGCGGGCACTTATTGATCGTCGGCGTCAATCCGTGGAGCGCCTGGGGCGCGACGCGCCTGCTATCGCGAAAGGCCTTTCGCCATGCACGCTGCATTCGGCCCACACGCGTCGGGGACTGGTTGAACCTGCTTGGATTCGCGCTGGAGAAACGTCGGTTCGGGTGCTATTGTCCGCCGCTTTCTTCGGGTCAGTGGCAGACGAGATTATCTGGGCTGGAAGTCGTTGGCCAACGACTGCAGATGCCGACCGGCGGTTTTTACCTATTGGTGGCGCGAAAGTTGATGGTGGGTCTGCGACCTTTGCGACAGAGCCGTCGGGAGCGTATGGGCCAGCTGCTGCCAATGCCGGTGGCGAAAGTCAGCCGCCGCGATGCCGAACAGTAA
- a CDS encoding Orn/Lys/Arg decarboxylase N-terminal domain-containing protein produces the protein MYKDLKFPILIVHRDIKADTVAGERVREIAVELERDGFHILPTGSSAEGRIVASTHHGLACILVAAEGAGENQRLLQDVVGLIRVARRRAPQLPIFALGEQITIENAPAEAMADLNELRGLLYLFEDTVPFLARQVARAARSYLDGLLPPFFRALVQHTGDSNYSWHTPGHGGGVAFRKSPVGQAFHQFFGENTLRSDLSVSVPELGSLLDHTGPLAAAEARAARNFGADHTFFVINGTSTANKIVWHSMVARDDLVLVDRNCHKSILHSIIMTGAIPLYLTPSRNELGIIGPIPLEEFSPESIQAKVDANPLARGRPPRVKLAVVTNSTYDGLCYNANLIKRTLGNSVDVLHFDEAWYAYAAFHEFYDGRYGMDTREQGPLVFTTHSTHKVLAAFSQASMIHVLDSQQRQLDRDRFNEAFMMHISTSPQYGILASLDVASAMMEGPAGRSLIQETFDEALSFRRALANLRQHLAPDDWWFSIWQPSAADGADELVTADWLLEPEADWHGFGDVADDYVLLDPIKVTLVTPGLTAGGKLSDRGIPAAVVSKFLWERGLVVEKTGLYSILVLFSMGITKGKWSTLLTELLEFKRHYDHNVPLCDALPTVAQVGGSHYAGMGLRDLCDSLHECYRDNATAKAMRRMYTALPALAIKPADAYDKLVRGEVEAVPIEALEGRIAAVMLVPYPPGIPLIMPGERFTAETRSILDYLAFAQRFAARFPGFDADVHGLQHEEHPGGTRYTVDCILEE, from the coding sequence ATGTATAAAGACCTCAAGTTTCCCATCCTCATCGTTCATCGCGACATCAAAGCCGATACCGTCGCCGGCGAGCGGGTCCGCGAGATAGCCGTCGAGCTCGAACGCGACGGCTTTCATATTCTCCCTACCGGAAGTTCCGCCGAAGGCCGCATCGTCGCATCCACACACCACGGTTTGGCTTGTATCCTGGTGGCTGCCGAGGGCGCCGGGGAAAATCAGCGGTTGCTGCAGGATGTAGTGGGCCTGATTCGCGTCGCGCGGCGGCGCGCTCCACAATTGCCGATCTTTGCGCTTGGTGAGCAGATCACCATCGAAAATGCTCCGGCCGAAGCGATGGCGGACCTGAACGAGTTGCGCGGGTTGCTCTACCTGTTCGAAGACACCGTTCCGTTCCTGGCTCGGCAGGTCGCCCGGGCTGCCCGGAGCTATCTGGACGGCCTGCTACCGCCGTTTTTCCGCGCGCTGGTTCAGCATACCGGTGACTCCAACTACTCGTGGCACACACCGGGTCATGGCGGTGGCGTTGCGTTTCGCAAGAGCCCGGTCGGCCAGGCTTTCCATCAATTCTTCGGCGAGAACACCCTGCGTTCCGATCTGTCGGTCTCGGTGCCGGAGCTCGGCTCGCTGCTTGACCACACCGGGCCGCTGGCGGCGGCCGAGGCTCGTGCGGCACGCAACTTCGGTGCGGACCATACGTTCTTCGTGATCAATGGCACTTCGACGGCGAACAAGATCGTCTGGCACTCGATGGTGGCGCGGGATGACCTGGTCCTGGTGGACCGCAACTGCCACAAATCGATACTGCACTCGATCATCATGACCGGGGCGATTCCGCTCTACCTGACACCGTCGCGCAACGAACTCGGTATCATCGGTCCGATTCCTCTCGAAGAATTCTCCCCGGAATCGATTCAGGCCAAGGTCGATGCGAATCCGCTGGCTCGCGGACGACCACCGCGGGTCAAACTGGCTGTGGTCACCAATTCAACCTACGACGGTCTCTGCTACAACGCCAACCTGATCAAGCGCACCTTGGGCAACAGTGTCGATGTCTTGCACTTCGACGAGGCCTGGTATGCCTACGCAGCCTTTCACGAGTTTTACGATGGCCGCTATGGCATGGATACGCGCGAGCAAGGGCCTCTGGTGTTCACCACGCATTCGACGCACAAGGTGTTGGCGGCCTTCAGCCAGGCCTCGATGATCCATGTGCTCGACAGTCAACAGCGGCAGTTGGATCGGGATCGCTTCAACGAAGCCTTCATGATGCATATCTCGACGTCTCCGCAATACGGCATTCTCGCCTCGCTCGATGTAGCCTCGGCGATGATGGAAGGCCCCGCCGGGCGCTCTCTGATACAGGAAACCTTCGACGAGGCGCTGAGTTTCCGCCGGGCGCTGGCCAATCTCCGCCAGCATCTGGCGCCGGACGATTGGTGGTTCAGTATCTGGCAACCCTCCGCGGCGGATGGAGCGGACGAGCTGGTTACAGCTGACTGGCTACTGGAGCCGGAAGCTGACTGGCATGGTTTCGGTGATGTGGCGGATGACTACGTATTGCTTGACCCGATCAAGGTTACGCTGGTCACACCTGGCCTCACCGCTGGCGGTAAGCTGAGTGATCGGGGCATCCCCGCTGCGGTTGTCAGCAAGTTTCTCTGGGAGCGGGGGCTGGTTGTCGAGAAGACCGGTCTTTATTCGATCCTGGTGCTGTTCTCCATGGGGATCACCAAGGGCAAATGGAGCACGTTGCTGACTGAATTGTTGGAGTTCAAAAGGCACTACGACCATAACGTGCCCTTGTGCGATGCCTTGCCGACCGTCGCACAGGTCGGTGGCAGCCATTACGCCGGGATGGGGCTACGCGATCTGTGTGATTCCCTGCACGAGTGCTACCGCGACAACGCCACCGCAAAAGCCATGCGGCGAATGTATACGGCGCTACCGGCGCTGGCGATAAAACCGGCCGATGCCTACGACAAGCTGGTCCGAGGAGAGGTCGAAGCGGTACCCATCGAAGCGCTCGAAGGCCGTATCGCCGCGGTGATGCTGGTGCCGTACCCGCCAGGTATTCCCCTGATCATGCCGGGCGAGCGGTTTACTGCCGAGACGCGCTCAATACTCGACTACCTTGCTTTCGCCCAACGCTTCGCCGCGCGTTTCCCCGGTTTCGACGCCGATGTGCATGGGCTGCAGCATGAAGAGCATCCTGGCGGAACGCGGTATACGGTCGATTGCATCCTCGAGGAATAG
- a CDS encoding TSUP family transporter: protein MPMLEFATDPLVLAALMAVAFFAGFIDAIAGGGGLLTLPALLTAGLPPHLVLGTNKLCATFGSATASFTFYRRKLFDPRQWRFALMATAIGAALGAGLAHLIPARWLNQMLPLVVFACGLYLLFGRVPITPREDAALIGRRRQWPQGLTLGFYDGVAGPGTGAFWTVSNMLIYPLDLLKASGVARSMNFVSNGVALAVFVISGQVAWALGIGMGLALMVGAYLGARTAIQGGSKFIRPIFISVVLALSLRLAWQHWFGAA, encoded by the coding sequence ATGCCAATGCTTGAATTTGCCACGGACCCGCTGGTACTGGCCGCTCTGATGGCCGTTGCCTTCTTTGCAGGATTCATCGATGCGATCGCTGGGGGTGGTGGCCTATTGACCCTACCCGCATTGCTCACAGCCGGCTTGCCGCCACATCTGGTTCTGGGTACCAACAAATTGTGTGCGACCTTCGGCTCGGCCACGGCAAGCTTCACCTTTTACCGCCGCAAGCTCTTCGACCCCAGACAATGGCGATTCGCGCTCATGGCTACTGCCATAGGCGCGGCATTGGGCGCGGGATTGGCGCATCTGATCCCCGCCCGCTGGCTTAATCAGATGCTGCCCTTGGTGGTCTTCGCCTGTGGGTTGTACCTGCTGTTCGGTCGCGTGCCGATCACGCCTCGAGAAGATGCAGCGTTGATCGGCAGGCGCCGACAATGGCCGCAAGGGCTGACATTGGGTTTTTACGACGGCGTGGCCGGCCCCGGTACGGGGGCCTTCTGGACCGTCAGCAACATGCTGATCTACCCGCTCGACCTGCTCAAGGCCAGCGGTGTGGCGCGCAGCATGAATTTCGTCAGCAATGGTGTTGCGCTTGCCGTGTTCGTGATTAGTGGCCAGGTTGCCTGGGCATTGGGGATCGGCATGGGGCTCGCATTGATGGTTGGTGCCTATCTGGGGGCACGCACAGCGATCCAGGGTGGATCGAAGTTCATTCGACCGATCTTTATCTCGGTCGTGCTTGCATTGAGCCTGAGATTAGCTTGGCAGCACTGGTTCGGGGCGGCCTGA
- the nudC gene encoding NAD(+) diphosphatase — protein MDLRWQPALLDPSSEGGWAVVHCQQGFLFDANGVLFPRGWLKRLELPVLSEQGLGYFEGDSVFLLELAHPAEVPGAAWQGLRQFMMQDDDVDRFRMLGFAAQIGTWASHHRFCGSCGNPMRQHPTERAMQCESCGIHHYPRISPSMIVLVTRGDELLLARSPRFAPGVYSTLAGFVEPGESVEQCVRREVHEEVGVLIQEPRYICSQGWPFPHSLMLGFHAEYASGEIVMQPEEIEDAGWFSIHDLPALPAAKSIARYLIELYLARRSGRPEPVLPS, from the coding sequence ATGGACCTGCGCTGGCAGCCTGCACTGCTCGATCCCTCAAGCGAAGGCGGATGGGCCGTTGTGCATTGCCAGCAGGGTTTCCTTTTTGATGCCAACGGCGTGCTGTTTCCGAGAGGCTGGCTCAAGCGGCTCGAATTACCTGTGCTCAGTGAACAGGGCCTGGGTTACTTCGAGGGCGATTCGGTGTTTCTGTTGGAGTTGGCTCACCCTGCCGAAGTGCCTGGTGCTGCCTGGCAGGGCCTGCGTCAGTTCATGATGCAGGACGATGATGTAGACAGGTTCCGTATGCTCGGCTTCGCTGCGCAGATTGGTACCTGGGCCAGTCATCATCGCTTCTGCGGTAGCTGTGGCAACCCGATGCGTCAACATCCGACAGAGCGGGCGATGCAGTGCGAGAGCTGCGGCATTCATCATTACCCGCGCATATCTCCGAGCATGATCGTTCTGGTGACGCGTGGCGACGAGTTGCTGCTGGCACGTTCACCACGCTTCGCGCCGGGTGTATACAGCACGCTGGCAGGCTTCGTTGAGCCCGGCGAATCGGTCGAGCAGTGCGTCCGGCGCGAAGTGCACGAGGAGGTCGGCGTTTTGATTCAGGAGCCTCGCTACATCTGCAGCCAGGGCTGGCCGTTTCCGCACTCGTTGATGCTTGGCTTCCACGCGGAATATGCATCGGGCGAGATTGTCATGCAGCCTGAAGAGATCGAAGACGCCGGCTGGTTCTCCATCCACGATCTGCCAGCACTGCCGGCAGCAAAATCCATTGCGCGTTACTTGATCGAGCTGTACCTGGCTCGACGTTCAGGCCGCCCCGAACCAGTGCTGCCAAGCTAA
- a CDS encoding LysM peptidoglycan-binding domain-containing protein yields the protein MPSDSSNSPHPDALAASGRALALAICLAITGCQSTVSRTSPEHDVQTQTGPQVQDTLWLTDVKPAAPTHSDIWDRMRHGFKLQDHLDSNPRIEQQRLLFSSRPESIETASERGSPYIHYIVEQLEERDMPLELALLPIIESAYNPFAYSPARAVGLWQFIPSTGRHFNLQQTSWYDGRRDITASTTAALRYLTYLHGLFNDDWLLALAAYNAGEGTVSRAIERNQKLGLPTDYWNLPLPRETRDYVPKLLALSQMVQSPEAYGLNLTPIANEPYFEVVALKQRMDLARVAKMADLEEDEIYQLNPAFTRRITLDGPQHLLVPSAKAEMFAANLALMKPQDLVDWQQYQVRPGDTLGAIANRHNLSVNIIRDINRLRGDRLQIGQILSIPQSAGPGQSRELLHAVARSQPAPRNYRVRKGDNLWDIAKTQKVSVHDLQRWNNLSGSNIKVGQALFLQAAGDDKRAKPAPTYYKVKKGDSLYEIAKRFNVQINNLKTWNPRDSVMLKPGQTLTLYIPH from the coding sequence ATGCCGTCTGACTCATCAAACAGCCCTCATCCGGACGCCTTGGCAGCCTCCGGCCGGGCACTGGCGCTGGCTATTTGTCTCGCTATCACCGGCTGCCAAAGTACCGTTTCGCGTACGTCGCCAGAACACGACGTTCAAACGCAGACTGGGCCTCAGGTCCAGGACACCCTGTGGCTCACAGACGTAAAACCTGCCGCTCCGACTCATTCGGACATCTGGGATCGCATGCGGCACGGCTTCAAGTTGCAGGATCATCTGGACAGCAACCCTCGCATCGAACAACAGCGCCTGCTTTTCTCAAGCCGTCCGGAATCTATCGAGACGGCCAGCGAGCGAGGCAGCCCGTACATTCACTACATCGTCGAGCAATTGGAAGAGCGCGATATGCCGCTCGAGCTGGCGCTGCTGCCCATAATTGAGAGTGCCTACAACCCCTTTGCCTATTCGCCAGCCCGGGCGGTAGGCCTATGGCAATTTATCCCCTCGACCGGTCGGCACTTTAATCTGCAACAAACCAGCTGGTACGACGGCCGGCGCGACATCACCGCTTCCACCACCGCAGCACTGCGCTACCTGACGTACCTGCATGGCTTGTTCAACGATGACTGGCTACTGGCGCTGGCAGCCTATAACGCCGGCGAAGGAACGGTCAGCCGTGCAATCGAGCGTAACCAGAAGCTCGGCTTGCCAACTGATTACTGGAATTTGCCTCTGCCCCGCGAAACGCGAGATTACGTGCCCAAGCTGCTAGCGCTTTCGCAGATGGTGCAAAGTCCTGAAGCATACGGCCTCAACCTGACCCCGATCGCCAACGAACCTTATTTCGAAGTGGTCGCGCTGAAACAACGCATGGATCTCGCCAGGGTCGCCAAAATGGCAGACCTCGAGGAAGACGAAATCTATCAGCTGAACCCCGCCTTCACCCGTCGCATTACGCTGGACGGCCCACAGCATCTCCTGGTTCCAAGCGCCAAGGCAGAGATGTTCGCGGCCAACCTGGCCCTGATGAAACCGCAGGATCTGGTCGACTGGCAGCAATACCAGGTTCGCCCGGGCGACACGCTTGGCGCAATCGCCAACAGGCATAACCTATCAGTCAATATCATCCGTGATATCAATCGTCTTCGGGGCGATCGCCTGCAGATCGGCCAAATCCTGAGCATTCCGCAATCGGCCGGGCCGGGGCAGTCTCGCGAGCTCCTCCATGCCGTAGCGCGAAGCCAACCAGCACCGCGCAATTATCGGGTCCGCAAGGGCGACAACCTCTGGGATATCGCCAAGACACAGAAAGTCTCGGTTCATGATCTGCAGCGCTGGAACAACCTGTCAGGCAGTAACATCAAGGTAGGCCAAGCGCTGTTTCTTCAGGCAGCCGGCGACGACAAACGAGCTAAACCCGCGCCAACCTATTACAAGGTCAAGAAAGGCGATTCGCTCTACGAAATCGCCAAGCGTTTCAATGTTCAGATCAATAATCTGAAGACTTGGAATCCCAGGGACAGCGTAATGCTCAAACCAGGCCAGACCCTCACACTGTATATCCCACATTAA
- the dnaQ gene encoding DNA polymerase III subunit epsilon yields the protein MRSVVLDTETTGMPVTDGHRIIEIGCVEVIGRRLTGRHYHVYLQPDREVDEGAIAVHGITNEFLTDKPRFKDVADEFFEFIKGAQLIIHNAAFDVGFINNEFALLGQQDRAELSDHCGILDTLLMARERHPGQRNSLDALCKRYGVDNSGRDLHGALLDAEILADVYLTMTGGQTNLSLAGEGADSENGGRRQATPIRRLPGDRPSTLVIRANSGEVAAHAARMQAIEKAAGATPLWVQLEQPAEIETEALPA from the coding sequence ATGCGTAGCGTAGTGCTGGACACCGAAACCACTGGCATGCCGGTGACCGATGGGCACCGGATCATCGAGATTGGCTGTGTTGAGGTCATCGGCCGACGCCTTACGGGTCGCCATTATCACGTGTACCTTCAGCCGGACCGTGAAGTGGACGAGGGCGCCATCGCCGTTCACGGCATCACCAATGAGTTTCTCACTGACAAGCCCCGGTTCAAGGATGTAGCCGATGAGTTCTTTGAGTTCATCAAGGGCGCGCAGCTGATCATTCATAACGCCGCGTTCGACGTCGGCTTCATCAACAATGAGTTCGCCCTGCTTGGACAACAGGACCGTGCGGAACTGAGCGATCACTGCGGCATACTCGATACATTGCTGATGGCTCGCGAGCGTCATCCGGGGCAGCGCAACAGCCTCGATGCGCTGTGCAAGCGCTACGGCGTCGACAACTCTGGTCGTGACTTGCACGGCGCACTGCTCGATGCCGAGATCCTTGCCGACGTTTACCTGACCATGACCGGCGGGCAGACCAACCTGTCCCTGGCAGGTGAGGGCGCCGACTCTGAAAACGGCGGTCGGCGACAGGCGACGCCAATCCGCCGGCTGCCGGGCGATCGCCCCAGTACGTTGGTTATCCGCGCCAACTCCGGCGAAGTCGCCGCGCATGCAGCACGCATGCAGGCCATCGAAAAGGCCGCGGGCGCGACGCCGCTCTGGGTGCAACTGGAACAGCCTGCCGAAATCGAGACTGAAGCCCTGCCGGCCTGA
- a CDS encoding crotonase/enoyl-CoA hydratase family protein: protein MTEYQAFRVELKDKIAHVAINRPDKVNAMNAAFWSEIVDIFNWIDDTDDVRVVVLSGEGKHFSAGIDLQLLAQAATQMGADVGRNAERLRRQILTLQASFNAVDSCRKPVIAAIQGYCIGGAIDLITACDMRYSTLDAQFSIKEIDMGMAADVGTLQRLPRIIGDGMMRELAYTGRTVDGQEAQTMGLVNRAYADQPALMAAVFALAGDIAAKSPVAIRGTKEMIRYMRDHRVDDGLEYIATWNAAMLQSADLKVAMAAHMSKQKPDFAD, encoded by the coding sequence GTGACCGAGTACCAAGCCTTCCGTGTGGAGTTGAAGGACAAGATCGCTCATGTGGCGATCAATCGACCTGACAAGGTCAATGCCATGAACGCTGCGTTCTGGAGCGAGATCGTCGATATTTTTAACTGGATCGACGATACGGACGATGTCCGGGTGGTGGTGCTGTCAGGCGAGGGTAAACATTTTTCGGCCGGTATCGATCTGCAGCTATTGGCGCAAGCCGCAACCCAGATGGGGGCCGACGTCGGACGCAACGCTGAGCGCCTGCGCCGTCAGATCCTCACGCTGCAAGCGTCGTTCAATGCTGTGGACAGTTGCCGCAAGCCGGTTATCGCGGCCATCCAAGGATATTGCATCGGTGGCGCGATCGATCTGATCACTGCCTGCGACATGCGTTACAGCACGCTCGACGCGCAGTTTTCCATCAAGGAGATCGACATGGGCATGGCGGCTGATGTCGGAACGCTGCAACGGTTACCGCGAATCATCGGTGATGGGATGATGCGCGAGCTTGCCTATACCGGACGCACCGTTGACGGCCAGGAAGCGCAGACCATGGGTTTGGTGAATCGAGCCTATGCCGATCAGCCGGCGCTGATGGCCGCGGTGTTCGCCCTCGCAGGCGATATCGCTGCGAAGTCGCCGGTGGCGATTCGTGGCACCAAGGAGATGATCCGCTATATGCGTGATCACCGTGTAGATGACGGTCTCGAATACATCGCCACGTGGAATGCTGCAATGCTTCAGTCGGCAGACCTCAAGGTGGCAATGGCTGCCCATATGAGCAAACAGAAACCGGATTTCGCTGACTGA
- the gloB gene encoding hydroxyacylglutathione hydrolase: protein MLKIEALPAFTDNYIWMLQDPQSRLCAAVDPGEAGPVQSWLDARPDWRLTDILITHHHHDHVGGVQQLKTTHAAKVHGPAAENIPAMDNALVEGQRIRILDHELEVIEVPGHTSGHIAYFHADAREPWLLSGDTLFAAGCGRLFEGTAAQMFSSLQRLMTLPASTKVYCAHEYTLSNLRFAQAVEPDNLEIAGRLEKVIRLREAKRITLPSDLRIEQETNPFLRSAETTVAATASRHAGRQLPTPESVFAALRAWKDSF, encoded by the coding sequence ATGTTGAAGATAGAAGCTCTGCCCGCCTTCACGGACAACTACATATGGATGCTGCAGGATCCCCAAAGCCGCCTCTGCGCGGCGGTGGACCCGGGCGAAGCCGGTCCCGTGCAAAGCTGGCTGGACGCCCGTCCCGATTGGCGCCTGACCGACATTCTGATCACCCACCACCACCACGATCACGTTGGCGGCGTACAACAACTCAAGACAACGCACGCGGCGAAGGTCCATGGTCCGGCTGCAGAAAATATTCCTGCCATGGACAACGCCCTGGTTGAAGGGCAGCGCATCCGTATCCTTGATCACGAACTAGAGGTGATCGAGGTGCCCGGGCATACCAGCGGCCACATCGCCTACTTCCACGCCGACGCGCGGGAACCCTGGCTACTGAGTGGAGACACCTTGTTCGCCGCAGGCTGCGGCCGCCTTTTCGAGGGCACCGCAGCCCAGATGTTCAGCTCTCTGCAACGGCTGATGACCTTGCCTGCGTCCACCAAAGTGTACTGCGCCCATGAGTACACGCTAAGCAATCTGCGGTTTGCCCAAGCGGTCGAGCCGGACAATCTGGAGATTGCCGGGCGCCTCGAAAAGGTTATTCGTTTGCGCGAGGCAAAACGTATCACCCTCCCCTCTGATCTGCGCATCGAGCAGGAGACCAACCCGTTCCTGCGCAGCGCGGAGACCACCGTCGCGGCGACAGCAAGTCGGCATGCGGGCCGCCAATTGCCCACGCCAGAGAGCGTTTTCGCGGCACTGCGCGCCTGGAAAGACAGCTTCTGA
- the rnhA gene encoding ribonuclease HI — protein sequence MSDETVEIYTDGACKGNPGPGGWGALLVYKGVERELWGGEAETTNNRMELMAAIRALEELKRPCQVKLVTDSQYVMQGINDWMPNWKKRGWKTAAKQPVKNADLWRLLDEQVSRHQVSWQWVRGHTGHPGNERADVLANRGVVQAKRQTA from the coding sequence ATGAGTGATGAAACGGTCGAGATATACACGGATGGCGCCTGCAAGGGTAATCCGGGTCCCGGTGGCTGGGGCGCGCTACTTGTATACAAGGGCGTTGAGCGTGAGCTGTGGGGCGGCGAAGCGGAAACCACCAATAACCGAATGGAGCTGATGGCGGCGATCCGTGCACTGGAAGAGCTGAAAAGACCTTGCCAGGTCAAGTTGGTGACCGACTCCCAATATGTCATGCAAGGCATCAATGACTGGATGCCCAACTGGAAGAAGCGTGGCTGGAAGACCGCTGCCAAGCAGCCGGTAAAGAACGCCGATCTGTGGCGTCTGTTGGATGAACAGGTCAGCCGCCACCAGGTGAGCTGGCAATGGGTGCGTGGGCACACTGGCCACCCGGGAAACGAACGCGCCGATGTCCTGGCCAATCGTGGCGTGGTACAGGCCAAACGACAAACCGCTTAA